A segment of the Zingiber officinale cultivar Zhangliang chromosome 8B, Zo_v1.1, whole genome shotgun sequence genome:
ttggagcttcaaatccttccattagagcaaaccattgctctatctccatcataagaaagttttcgattcttgatttccaagaatcgaagctcgtggaagtgtatggtggagccacccttgtgtcaaatccaagtccatcttggaattgcatcttgaagttgagccttttgatttctttgactttaatgaatttgctccaacttcttcgccctctagcttttcttgttatgcttgacccttccggcgatgattccggtgaagagcggccttgctctgataccacttgttataaccaaaagtagctagagggggggtgaatagctcgtcgcgttcgctcgttgctcggcgttgcttgtttcttcaaagatgtgcaacggaaatacaaagaaacaatcacacaacgctaacacggttggtttacttggtatccacctcacaagaggtgactaatccaaggatccacaccaacacacacaccctccactaaataaaactctcctttatggtaactaccaagggcggagaagccctacaagactcaatacaagaagagagggaaaggatacaagaaatacaagcttacaagcttacaatgagtataaaccctaaccctagcttctcttcttggctttgatccgcctcttgacttggagaacttccaagatccttcaagaactggcgatctgagctttgtgagtgctgtggaggagctggcgagagatctggagtgaatcggagaagaggtgCGGAAGGAAtcatgcgcctgcggcctttatcgacgccaacggtcggatcccgatcgattcgaatgttcccaatcgatcggggaggctttggatcgatcaacggatcgatccagagcgcctctgtgctctggaaaaaacgcctggatcgatccagcgcttatcgcgcgaagcagccgcgtcccaatcgatccactgatcgattgggacatctggatcgatccacggatcgatccagaggctctctgttcgctaggaaaggcttggatcgattcactgatcgatccagctcctggatcgatccactgatcgatccaacacttggtttttgcccaaaaccaagttccaagcctctcaaaccaacatccggtcaaccttgacctgttggtacatcatgcctagcatctggtcactcctttgacctgctaggacttcccaccaagtgtctggtcaatccctttgacccacttggacttttcttcgcgccaagtatccagtcaatcctttgacctacttggacttccaccagatgtccggtcaatccctttgacctatctgtatttcctcgtgccaagtatccagtcaatcctttgacctacttggacttcccaacaccagatgtccgatcatccttgatccatctggattttcccttgcctagcttcactcaccaggactttcacctagcttcactcactagggttttccatctgcctagcttcactcactagggctttcacctggcttcactcaccaggactttcacctagcttcactcactaggattttccatctgcctagcttcactcactaggacttcccttctgcctgacttcactcaccaggacttccattctacctaacatcccagttaggacttcccagtcaagtatccggtcaaccttgacctacttgactcttcttcaatcaatttcttattgtcaaacatctaaactcaaaccaagactcagcttggtcaaccaggtcaaccttgacctgagggatgttgcaccaacaggcaTGACTAATAAACTTGGCTGGAAGTTTTTTTATAATATGACAAAGACATAAACGATGATGTGAGTTTGGAAATACCTCAAGAATTGCAATTTCCATGGCTTTGCATTGATCCGTAATAATAGCTCGTGGAGCTCGTCCTCTCATGCATGTCAACCATGATTTAAATAACCAAATGAAAGTTTCAGAATCTTCTTTAGATATCAAACCACAGCCAAGTAATATGGATTCACCATGATGATTTACTCCAACAAATGGAGCAAATGGCATATCATAACTATTTGTAAGATATGTAGTATCAAATGTAATGACATCAGAAAAAGAATCATATGCAGCCCTAGATCTTGCATCAGCCCAAAATATATTTCTTATGCGAGAATCTTCATCTACATCAATCACATAAAAGAAATTTGAATTTCTACTTTGCATACGACAAAAGTAATTATTCAAGGCTTCTGCATCACCATTCCCAAGCCTTAATCTTCGTGCTTCAGCCACATAATTTCTACACTTTCTGTCATCAAACGGCAAATTTTCATAGCCACCAGCTTCAACAACAAAAGAATGAAAACTCTTACTCAAAGTTATTCCCGCTTGATCATTCAACTCTAATTTCCTCTTAGTTTGGGAATCTAAGactttattacatctaaaatgtcTTGACTTCCTTGGACTTAATGCATGATTGTGTTCAAGTTGAATACTAGTAATGACACATAATCCATCATTCTGAATTGTAATATTAATTCTTGCCTTGCAATCTGTTTTGCTACAAGGTCTAGGATAAAAGGAATTTTTCACTCTAGGTGCAGTCTTACCAGTTTTAGAGCATCCGAACGAAAAATACTTCAGCTGACCATCATCTCCTTTTTTGGAACCCAACTTTGAAATACCAAAACCAAGACCTTGTGCATAGGATTTGTAAAAATCATAAACTTCTTCTTCAGCTGAAAAACACATCCCAATTTGTGGAATATCAACTCCATTTGAGCTTGACGAATCACCCAATACTTGGAAATCACCCTCAATTAATAGTTCTTGCTCCATAACAATTTTACAacctaaattcaaacaaaaaagttATTAGTAAATGAAAAATCAGCTGGTAAAGTGATGCATAACATATCATTTCTCTAATAACATATGAATATCAACAAATCTAACCATATCAGCAATTTatagtttcatttctctaataaCATATGCTCTGTGATACCGTGGAAAAAAAATGTGATCACTCTGTATAAGAAGATATAGTCACTAAATCTGTAAGCTAGTCATTAAATCTGACCATAGTCACAAAGAAATGACATGGGTACAACCTGATACAGAGCAGAAGTAAATCATAACAAGGAAAAAACAAAGGCAaataaatacaagacaaagaatTGCCAGCAAATCAGCATCGATATGAAAACAATTTGGTAAAGATTAAGTTGTGACATGATAAGCTAGTCACATGAACAACTGATACAGAGCAGAAAGAAGATAAATGATAAGCTACCAACACAGCATAAATTTCCTAAAAATCTGTAAAACACAGCATACATCTGCAAAAAACGACACAAGACTTCATCCCTTGTTTAACTTCGTCACTCCCAGAGGCGGCCAACAAAAGGGACGAGACAAAGAAGGGGAAAGGGACGAGACAGAGAAGACCGAGGGAGTCTTTGGGATCACTTACGTTCTTCCAAGGAGGAGATGGTCG
Coding sequences within it:
- the LOC122014152 gene encoding protein FAR1-RELATED SEQUENCE 5-like, with the translated sequence MLIETGTLTALEFGKGCKIVMEQELLIEGDFQVLGDSSSSNGVDIPQIGMCFSAEEEVYDFYKSYAQGLGFGISKLGSKKGDDGQLKYFSFGCSKTGKTAPRVKNSFYPRPCSKTDCKARINITIQNDGLCVITSIQLEHNHALSPRKSRHFRCNKVLDSQTKRKLELNDQAGITLSKSFHSFVVEAGGYENLPFDDRKCRNYVAEARRLRLGNGDAEALNNYFCRMQSRNSNFFYVIDVDEDSRIRNIFWADARSRAAYDSFSDVITFDTTYLTNSYDMPFAPFVGVNHHGESILLGCGLISKEDSETFIWLFKSWLTCMRGRAPRAIITDQCKAMEIAILEFIEQYDNALKSKIEKEDNSDFASFNSIIPVISGNPIEKQFQSVYTNKIFKLFQDELREERQRYNNLQPLLQEVGQLGSKTDERTAIKYMRNQDMKANNFTVL